Proteins found in one Geomonas subterranea genomic segment:
- a CDS encoding bacteriohemerythrin: MSFSARLITINLIAVFATIASTVAVGNCGNTLIMVAVGTSIFFLSVLASWLVVRSESRALREVADALEAAAQGNLSCRVEHIASGEIGRIGSAFNNMMGDWNKTMHQFFTVTDLVRDSVALVSATNDAMASAAEDVAMQASTIATASEEMSATSADIARNCIYAAENAHKATAETTAGAEIVSNSARLMENIAQRVTSTSTSVAGLGERSDQIGAIAGTIEDIADQTNLLALNAAIEAARAGETGRGFAVVADEVRALAERTTRATKEIDSMIKSIQSETRDAVGAMSEGVEQVNQGTAETCRSGEALNGILSMINDLTMQLSQIATAAEEQTATTHEITGNIQMITSVVNSNVESARNTKAATSKLVQQVDELHELVSHFQLSDAMVWDQSFATTINTFDEQHKKLFAMINELAQAMQQKRSKEAIGSVLQRLIEYTGSHFAAEEEAFRKSGYPEESAHVQQHRALVSQVVELQEKFKSGETVLTHDVIEFLKNWLVNHIKGTDKRYAPHLTKAGVK, from the coding sequence ATGTCATTTAGCGCCCGCCTGATCACGATCAACCTGATTGCTGTTTTTGCGACCATTGCCTCCACCGTTGCTGTTGGCAACTGCGGCAACACCCTGATAATGGTAGCCGTGGGGACGTCCATATTTTTCCTATCGGTTCTGGCCAGTTGGCTTGTGGTCCGGTCCGAATCGCGCGCCCTTCGGGAAGTCGCGGACGCCCTGGAGGCCGCGGCGCAAGGCAACCTTTCCTGCCGCGTCGAGCACATCGCCAGCGGTGAAATCGGGCGGATCGGCAGCGCATTCAACAACATGATGGGAGACTGGAACAAGACCATGCACCAGTTCTTCACCGTCACCGACCTCGTCAGGGACTCCGTTGCGCTGGTGAGCGCCACCAACGACGCCATGGCGTCCGCGGCCGAGGATGTCGCCATGCAGGCATCCACCATCGCCACCGCCAGCGAGGAGATGTCCGCCACCTCCGCCGACATCGCGCGCAACTGCATCTACGCCGCCGAGAACGCCCACAAGGCCACTGCGGAGACCACAGCCGGCGCCGAGATCGTCAGCAACAGCGCGCGGCTCATGGAGAACATCGCGCAGCGGGTCACCTCCACCTCCACCTCGGTGGCGGGGCTTGGTGAGCGTTCCGACCAGATCGGCGCCATCGCCGGCACCATAGAGGACATCGCAGACCAGACCAACCTCCTCGCCCTGAACGCGGCCATCGAGGCGGCGCGCGCAGGCGAGACCGGGCGGGGCTTCGCCGTCGTCGCGGACGAGGTGCGGGCGCTGGCCGAGCGGACCACCCGCGCCACCAAGGAGATCGACAGCATGATCAAGTCGATCCAGAGCGAGACCCGCGATGCGGTCGGCGCCATGAGCGAGGGTGTGGAGCAGGTGAACCAGGGGACCGCGGAGACCTGCCGCTCGGGCGAGGCGCTCAACGGTATCCTGAGCATGATCAACGACCTCACCATGCAGCTTTCCCAGATCGCCACCGCGGCCGAGGAGCAGACCGCCACCACCCACGAGATCACCGGCAACATCCAGATGATCACTTCCGTGGTCAACAGCAACGTGGAGAGCGCCCGCAACACCAAGGCCGCCACCAGCAAGCTGGTGCAGCAGGTCGACGAGCTGCACGAACTTGTCTCCCACTTCCAGCTCTCCGACGCCATGGTCTGGGACCAGAGCTTCGCCACCACCATCAACACCTTCGACGAACAGCACAAGAAGCTGTTCGCCATGATTAACGAGCTGGCCCAGGCGATGCAGCAGAAACGGAGCAAGGAGGCGATCGGTTCGGTGCTGCAGCGTCTCATCGAGTACACCGGAAGCCACTTCGCTGCGGAGGAGGAGGCGTTCCGCAAATCCGGCTACCCCGAGGAGAGCGCGCACGTCCAGCAGCACCGGGCCCTGGTGAGCCAGGTGGTCGAACTCCAGGAGAAATTCAAGTCCGGCGAAACGGTGCTCACCCACGACGTCATCGAGTTCCTGAAGAACTGGCTGGTGAACCACATCAAGGGAACCGACAAGCGCTACGCCCCCCACCTCACCAAGGCCGGCGTCAAGTAA
- a CDS encoding AAA family ATPase, translating into MDRITIDGINLTLANPIELPLLWVGDEELLRQLLAAWMVIDERDIPFNPRLIGKPGVGKTTLAYAAAKRLGRKVYLFQATMDTRPEDLIVTPVIGPEGTIQYAASSLVSAMISGGVLILDEGNRMSEKAWASLAPLLDDRRYVESIITGLRISAHPDFRIVVTMNEDSSTFEVPEYIHSRLQPQLFIDFPEADEELAILKENLPFAGSSILNYVVQFLQRGHAADEPYSVRDGINIARYALKMMAATEKDPRELLPLAVERILGEEALRYLK; encoded by the coding sequence ATGGACCGGATCACGATTGACGGCATCAACTTGACCCTCGCCAACCCCATCGAACTGCCGCTGCTCTGGGTGGGAGACGAGGAACTGCTCCGGCAGCTTCTCGCTGCCTGGATGGTGATCGACGAGCGGGACATCCCCTTCAACCCACGCCTGATCGGCAAGCCCGGTGTCGGCAAGACGACCCTCGCCTACGCCGCCGCTAAACGGCTGGGCCGAAAGGTCTACCTGTTCCAGGCCACCATGGACACCCGCCCCGAGGACCTGATCGTGACGCCGGTGATCGGACCGGAAGGAACCATCCAGTATGCAGCATCCTCGCTGGTCTCAGCCATGATCTCGGGAGGCGTGCTGATCCTGGACGAAGGAAACCGGATGAGCGAGAAGGCGTGGGCATCGCTCGCGCCGCTTCTCGACGACCGCCGCTATGTCGAATCCATCATTACCGGCCTCAGGATCTCAGCTCACCCGGACTTCCGCATCGTTGTCACCATGAACGAGGATTCCTCCACCTTCGAGGTGCCGGAATACATCCATTCCCGCCTGCAGCCCCAGCTCTTCATCGATTTCCCCGAGGCGGACGAGGAACTGGCGATACTGAAGGAGAATCTTCCCTTTGCCGGCAGTTCCATCCTCAACTATGTCGTGCAATTCCTGCAGCGGGGCCATGCCGCGGACGAGCCCTACTCCGTTCGCGACGGCATCAACATCGCCCGCTACGCGCTGAAGATGATGGCGGCCACCGAGAAGGATCCGCGCGAGCTACTGCCGCTCGCGGTCGAGCGGATCTTGGGGGAAGAGGCACTCCGTTACCTGAAGTAA
- a CDS encoding endonuclease domain-containing protein, which translates to MFFRPTPLPAELLQAARALRQHMTDAEQLLWYCLRRKQLSGFRFRRQHPIEKYVLDFYCPEARLAVELDGGQHNQTKNALRDRGRSDFLETQGVCVLRVWNHEVFANLEGVLERIYEVLQQRAGVHYGRNDNLPPP; encoded by the coding sequence ATCTTTTTTCGCCCAACTCCGCTTCCTGCCGAACTACTTCAGGCCGCTCGCGCGCTACGTCAGCACATGACCGACGCGGAGCAGCTGCTCTGGTATTGTCTGCGGCGGAAACAGTTGAGCGGATTCCGGTTCCGGCGGCAGCACCCTATTGAGAAGTACGTTCTGGATTTCTATTGTCCAGAGGCAAGACTCGCCGTGGAACTGGACGGTGGGCAGCACAACCAAACAAAGAACGCCCTGCGCGATCGAGGAAGGAGCGACTTTCTTGAGACGCAGGGCGTTTGTGTTTTAAGGGTGTGGAACCATGAGGTCTTTGCCAACCTGGAAGGGGTGCTGGAAAGAATCTACGAGGTGTTGCAACAGAGAGCGGGAGTCCATTATGGCAGAAACGATAACCTTCCCCCTCCCTAG
- a CDS encoding SCO family protein: protein MESTYIIRFLRRAVCFGVAVMLLLPAAVHAHSEEDAAPHQTHEGAAPADAKVGLDERLGAKIPLDLVFRDENGGERRLRDLITGPTIILPVYYSCTNVCNYLQEGLARALPEIKLEPGKEYRVISVSFDERENPQRALKSKHMYQTVMKGKFPEGNWTFLTGDAANIRRLTDAAGFHFQRKGNDFVHPVVSFIVARDGMIVRYLYGTQFLPKDVTLALMEARQGRVGTTISKMVSYCFSFDPTSKSYQFNILRVSATVIIVCVVGFIIFLTLGGKNQNNGNKKGNDNNV, encoded by the coding sequence ATGGAATCGACCTATATCATTCGTTTTTTGAGGCGGGCGGTGTGCTTTGGCGTGGCGGTCATGTTACTGCTTCCCGCTGCCGTGCACGCCCACAGCGAGGAGGATGCCGCACCGCATCAGACCCACGAGGGCGCCGCACCGGCGGATGCCAAGGTGGGGCTCGATGAGCGGCTGGGTGCAAAGATACCGCTCGACCTGGTGTTCAGGGACGAAAACGGAGGCGAGCGGCGCCTGCGTGACCTGATCACAGGCCCGACCATCATCCTCCCGGTCTATTACTCCTGCACCAACGTCTGCAATTACCTCCAGGAAGGGCTGGCCAGGGCGCTCCCCGAGATCAAGCTGGAACCGGGGAAGGAATACCGGGTCATCTCGGTCAGCTTTGACGAGCGTGAGAACCCGCAGCGGGCGTTGAAGTCCAAGCACATGTACCAGACCGTGATGAAGGGGAAATTCCCGGAAGGGAACTGGACCTTCCTCACCGGCGACGCGGCCAACATACGCAGGCTCACCGACGCGGCCGGGTTCCATTTCCAGCGCAAGGGAAACGACTTCGTGCACCCCGTGGTCAGCTTCATCGTGGCGCGGGACGGCATGATCGTGCGCTACCTTTACGGCACCCAGTTCCTTCCCAAGGACGTCACGCTGGCTCTCATGGAGGCGCGCCAGGGGCGCGTCGGCACCACCATAAGCAAGATGGTGAGCTACTGCTTCAGCTTCGATCCCACTAGCAAGAGCTACCAGTTCAACATCCTGCGGGTGAGCGCCACGGTGATCATCGTCTGCGTGGTGGGGTTCATCATCTTCCTCACCCTGGGCGGCAAGAACCAGAACAACGGCAACAAAAAAGGGAATGACAACAACGTCTAG
- the selB gene encoding selenocysteine-specific translation elongation factor: protein MKHLILGTAGHIDHGKTSLVKALTGVDTDRLKEEKARGITIELGFAHLELPGDLRFGIVDVPGHERFVRTMVAGVGGMDLVLLVIAADEGIMPQTREHLEICQLLGVKRGIVVLTKKDMVEPDWLDLVTEEVRDYLAESFLAGAPIVSVSSRTGDGIENLKAELARMAKEIEQKRVDSPFRLPVDRVFTVTGFGTVVTGTLLSGAVTVGDEVEILPTGIACRVRGVQSFGSKVEKGGAGERLAVNLQGVDHTDVQRGDVVVPKGLYKPTSAVDVRLNYLASMGKELKHRASIRLHSATYEVPAKIILFDRDALQPGESAYVQLRLAHPVLLLPGDPFVLRTYSPQATLGGGTVLDPAPPRRRRRSAEALALLEAAESGVDQERIRLLVESSLLSGISIQEMVNRSGMSGKRIETALAPLLSSGAVLQVVKEPRIFLSKDAFAQLKQKLSDELHEYLQENPMQEGIGKEELKSRIPRRSDSRFFGPVLASLEKDGLALSDRELVKLPGRKVGVTQDQASVQRALEEALTRAWFEPPTLKELCDLVGATEKQVLDHANMMFREGRVAKIKGDIFYAPGAVNELRDKLVAHLKEKGEITPPEFRDLTGLSRKFMIPLLEYFDQEKLTIRMGDKRVLRKG, encoded by the coding sequence ATGAAGCATCTCATACTCGGCACCGCCGGACACATAGATCATGGCAAGACCTCGCTGGTGAAGGCGTTGACCGGCGTGGACACCGACCGTCTCAAGGAGGAGAAGGCCCGCGGCATCACCATCGAACTCGGCTTCGCCCACCTGGAACTCCCGGGGGATCTCCGTTTCGGCATCGTCGACGTCCCCGGCCACGAGCGCTTCGTGCGCACCATGGTGGCGGGCGTGGGCGGCATGGACCTTGTGCTCCTGGTGATCGCCGCGGACGAGGGGATCATGCCCCAGACCCGCGAGCACCTGGAGATCTGCCAGTTGCTGGGGGTCAAGCGGGGCATCGTGGTGCTGACCAAGAAGGACATGGTGGAACCGGACTGGCTCGACCTGGTAACCGAGGAGGTGCGCGACTACCTCGCGGAAAGCTTCCTCGCCGGCGCGCCCATCGTCAGTGTTTCCTCCCGCACCGGCGACGGTATCGAAAACCTGAAGGCGGAGCTCGCCAGGATGGCGAAGGAGATCGAACAGAAACGGGTCGATTCCCCCTTCCGTCTTCCGGTGGACCGCGTCTTCACCGTCACCGGGTTCGGCACCGTCGTCACCGGCACGCTCCTCTCCGGCGCCGTCACCGTGGGGGACGAGGTCGAGATCCTTCCCACCGGCATCGCCTGCCGCGTGCGCGGCGTGCAGTCTTTCGGTTCCAAGGTCGAGAAGGGTGGGGCGGGTGAAAGGCTCGCGGTCAACCTTCAGGGGGTGGACCACACCGACGTGCAGCGCGGCGACGTGGTCGTTCCCAAGGGGCTCTACAAGCCGACCAGCGCCGTGGACGTGCGGCTCAACTACCTCGCCTCGATGGGGAAGGAGCTGAAGCATCGCGCCAGCATCCGTCTCCATTCCGCCACCTACGAGGTCCCGGCCAAGATCATCCTCTTTGACCGTGACGCGCTTCAACCCGGCGAAAGTGCCTACGTGCAGCTCCGTCTCGCCCACCCGGTACTTTTGCTGCCGGGCGACCCCTTCGTGCTGCGAACCTACTCGCCCCAGGCGACCCTGGGCGGCGGAACCGTTCTTGACCCAGCGCCGCCGCGGCGCCGCCGCCGTTCCGCGGAGGCGCTGGCCCTTTTGGAGGCCGCCGAGTCCGGCGTTGACCAGGAGCGGATCCGGTTGCTGGTCGAGTCGTCGCTCCTCTCCGGCATCTCCATCCAGGAGATGGTGAACCGCTCCGGGATGTCCGGCAAAAGGATCGAAACTGCGCTGGCTCCCCTGCTCTCAAGCGGCGCGGTGCTCCAGGTGGTGAAGGAGCCGCGCATCTTCCTCAGCAAGGACGCCTTTGCGCAGCTTAAGCAGAAGCTTTCCGATGAATTGCACGAGTATCTCCAGGAAAACCCGATGCAGGAAGGTATCGGCAAGGAGGAATTGAAGTCCCGGATCCCCAGGCGCAGCGACTCGCGCTTTTTCGGTCCGGTGCTGGCGAGCCTGGAGAAGGACGGGCTGGCGCTCTCCGACCGCGAACTGGTGAAGCTCCCCGGCCGCAAGGTTGGCGTCACCCAGGACCAGGCGAGCGTGCAGCGCGCCCTCGAGGAGGCGCTTACCAGGGCCTGGTTCGAGCCTCCCACCCTGAAGGAGCTCTGCGACCTTGTTGGTGCCACCGAAAAGCAGGTGCTCGACCACGCCAACATGATGTTCCGCGAGGGGAGGGTGGCCAAGATCAAGGGGGACATCTTCTACGCCCCCGGTGCCGTCAACGAGCTGCGTGACAAGCTGGTAGCTCACCTGAAGGAGAAGGGGGAGATCACCCCGCCGGAGTTCCGTGACCTCACCGGTCTGTCCAGGAAGTTCATGATCCCGCTGCTGGAGTACTTCGACCAGGAGAAGCTCACCATCCGTATGGGCGACAAGAGGGTGTTGAGGAAGGGATGA
- a CDS encoding ABC transporter ATP-binding protein, whose protein sequence is MHFGGIYEEETVGKVYDRRLMGRFVAYVVPYRRMLITALLMLPLIAASKLAQPWIIKVAIDEHIVKGRMAGLPALAAAFLAVIFLESILMFGQVYLLQWVGQRVMYDIRVKLFSHIQRLSTRFFDQTPVGSLVSRLTSDIEVLGEMFAAGLVTVVGDILVLAGIVGIMLWMNVRLSLVTFSVLPVLIWVAFAFRKWMRLAFRQVRARQANLSAFLAESIGGMAVVQLFNREHDEAKEFRRLNASYVEANLPVITWDAALYAVVESLSSVAVALIIWYGGGEIVKGTLSFGSLVAFIQYIEKFFSPIRDLSAKYSIMQGAMASLERIFALLDNEDREPASLPVPEKATGTTPPCQGAPAHALQSICFNDIWFAYKERDYVLKGFSLQMKRGEKVALVGETGGGKTTVTRLLSRLYDVERGSITIDGTDIRELPLPALRKRIGVVLQDPYLFSGTIAYNISLGDPEALKRVEQAAAVVGADRFIRELPKGYEEEVRERGVNFSAGERQLISFARAVAFDPEILVLDEATASVDTASERLIQQGLEGLMQGRTTLVVAHRLSTIRDADRIVVIHRGEKVEEGTHAELMAAQGVYYRLYQLQFKD, encoded by the coding sequence ATGCACTTCGGCGGGATATACGAGGAGGAAACGGTAGGGAAGGTGTACGACAGACGCCTGATGGGGCGCTTTGTCGCCTATGTCGTCCCCTACCGCCGCATGCTGATAACGGCGCTCCTGATGCTCCCGCTAATCGCGGCGTCCAAACTGGCCCAGCCCTGGATCATCAAGGTCGCCATCGACGAGCACATCGTCAAGGGGCGCATGGCGGGACTCCCCGCCCTTGCCGCGGCCTTCCTCGCCGTCATCTTCCTCGAATCCATCCTCATGTTCGGACAGGTCTACTTGCTGCAGTGGGTGGGGCAGCGGGTCATGTACGACATCAGGGTCAAGCTTTTCAGCCACATCCAGCGCCTGTCCACCCGCTTCTTCGATCAGACCCCGGTAGGGAGCCTGGTTTCCCGGCTCACCAGCGATATCGAGGTGCTGGGAGAGATGTTCGCCGCGGGCCTCGTGACCGTGGTCGGGGATATCCTGGTGCTTGCGGGGATCGTCGGCATCATGCTCTGGATGAACGTGCGGCTCTCGCTGGTCACCTTCTCGGTGCTGCCGGTACTGATATGGGTCGCCTTCGCCTTCCGCAAGTGGATGCGGCTCGCCTTCCGCCAGGTGCGCGCGCGCCAGGCGAACCTCTCAGCCTTCCTCGCCGAGAGCATCGGCGGCATGGCGGTGGTGCAGCTCTTCAACCGGGAGCATGACGAGGCGAAGGAGTTTCGACGCCTGAACGCCTCCTACGTGGAGGCGAACCTCCCGGTGATAACCTGGGACGCCGCGCTCTACGCGGTGGTTGAATCGCTCTCGTCGGTTGCGGTTGCGCTGATCATCTGGTACGGCGGCGGCGAGATCGTGAAGGGGACCCTCTCCTTCGGCTCGCTGGTGGCCTTCATCCAGTATATAGAGAAGTTCTTCTCGCCGATCCGCGATCTCTCGGCCAAATATTCCATCATGCAGGGGGCCATGGCGTCCCTCGAACGGATCTTCGCGCTGCTGGACAACGAGGACCGTGAACCCGCCTCGCTGCCGGTCCCGGAAAAGGCAACGGGGACGACTCCTCCTTGCCAGGGCGCTCCGGCGCACGCGCTGCAAAGCATCTGCTTCAACGATATCTGGTTTGCCTACAAGGAGCGGGACTACGTCCTGAAAGGGTTCTCCCTGCAGATGAAGCGCGGCGAGAAGGTGGCCCTGGTGGGGGAGACCGGCGGGGGCAAGACCACGGTGACCAGGCTCCTGTCCCGGCTCTACGACGTGGAGCGCGGCTCCATCACCATCGACGGCACCGACATCCGGGAGCTGCCGCTTCCGGCCCTGCGCAAGCGCATCGGCGTGGTGCTGCAGGATCCCTATCTCTTTTCCGGCACCATCGCCTACAACATCTCCCTGGGAGACCCCGAGGCGCTCAAGAGGGTGGAGCAGGCAGCGGCGGTGGTCGGGGCCGATCGTTTCATCCGGGAGCTTCCCAAGGGGTACGAGGAGGAGGTGCGCGAGCGCGGTGTGAATTTCTCCGCCGGCGAACGTCAGCTGATCTCCTTCGCGCGCGCCGTGGCCTTCGATCCGGAGATCCTGGTGTTGGACGAGGCGACCGCCAGCGTCGACACGGCCAGCGAGCGGCTGATCCAGCAGGGGCTCGAAGGGTTGATGCAGGGGCGCACCACGCTCGTGGTCGCCCACCGGCTCTCCACCATCCGCGATGCCGACCGCATCGTCGTCATTCACCGCGGCGAGAAGGTCGAAGAAGGGACCCACGCGGAATTGATGGCCGCCCAGGGGGTCTACTACCGGCTGTACCAGCTGCAATTCAAGGATTAG
- the hemH gene encoding ferrochelatase: MSDKTALLLLQMGGPDSLDAVHPFLMNLFTDRDIIKIGPAFLQPFIARRIVNKRAPKVEEYYRQIGGKSPIRELTEAQGSGLQALLGDRFRSFVAMRYSRPSTIEALAAIKREGIRRVVALSLYPHYSRATTGSSVNELQRVLKEANADFEISYIDRFYNHPLYIKALAGKVMRGLQAFPDRKDVEIVFSAHSLPQSFIDEGDPYLSHIQETVRLVMEQVGEASHLLCFQSKASKVKWLEPSTEATIERLAKEGRENLLMVPLSFVSDHIETLYEIDIQYAEEAKAHGIKRFVRTESLNSDPIFLDCLADLVRTTVKA; this comes from the coding sequence ATGTCAGACAAAACCGCACTCCTGCTGCTCCAGATGGGAGGTCCCGATTCGCTGGACGCCGTGCACCCTTTCCTCATGAACCTGTTTACGGACCGCGACATCATCAAGATCGGGCCGGCCTTTTTGCAGCCATTCATCGCCCGGCGCATCGTCAACAAGCGTGCGCCCAAGGTGGAGGAGTACTACCGGCAGATCGGCGGCAAATCCCCGATCCGGGAGCTGACCGAGGCCCAGGGATCTGGGCTGCAGGCGCTTCTGGGCGACCGCTTCCGCTCCTTCGTCGCCATGCGCTACTCCCGCCCCTCCACCATCGAGGCGCTGGCGGCCATCAAGCGCGAGGGGATCAGGCGCGTCGTGGCGCTCTCGCTCTACCCGCACTACTCCAGGGCGACCACCGGCTCCAGCGTCAACGAACTGCAGCGCGTGCTGAAGGAGGCGAATGCCGACTTCGAGATCAGCTACATCGACCGTTTTTACAACCACCCGCTCTACATCAAGGCGCTGGCGGGGAAGGTGATGCGGGGACTGCAGGCGTTTCCGGACCGCAAGGACGTGGAGATCGTCTTCTCGGCCCATTCGCTGCCGCAGTCGTTCATCGACGAGGGTGACCCGTACCTGTCGCATATCCAGGAGACGGTGCGGCTGGTGATGGAGCAGGTTGGCGAGGCGAGCCATCTGCTGTGCTTCCAGTCCAAAGCCAGCAAGGTCAAGTGGCTGGAGCCGTCGACCGAAGCGACCATCGAGCGGCTGGCCAAGGAGGGGAGGGAGAATCTCCTGATGGTGCCGCTTTCCTTCGTCTCCGACCACATCGAAACGCTCTACGAGATCGACATCCAGTATGCCGAGGAGGCGAAGGCGCATGGCATCAAGCGCTTCGTCAGGACGGAGTCGCTGAATTCCGACCCCATTTTCCTGGACTGCCTGGCGGACCTGGTCCGGACGACGGTAAAGGCATGA
- the ctaD gene encoding cytochrome c oxidase subunit I, whose translation MSQQTAMAEGGFWRDTGKTGIGAWIFSTDHKRIGLMYLYCVLGFFLVGAFLGLLIRLELMAPGPTIMTAQTYNAMFTVHGVVMIFLFIIPGIPASFGNLVLPIQLGARDVAFPRVNLFSWWLYAIGAIIVLISLFTGGGAPDTGWTFYVPFSARTTTNVSLAVFGVFVLGFSSILTGINFITTIHRMRAPGMTWTRIPLFAWSLYATAWVQVLATPIIAITLLLVVTERILGLGLFDPTRGGDPVMYQHMFWIYSHPAVYIMILPGMGVISDIIPVFSRKPIFGYKMIAFSSLAIAAAGSAVWGHHMYTSGMSDLGVLVFSFLTFIVAIPSAIKVFNWVSTMYKGSISLEAPMLFALSFILLFSIGGLSGLILGAASTDIHVHDTHFVVGHFHYVMFGGTGFAFFAAAHYWLPKYFGRRYKEKPAIVGWVFMFIGFNILYFTMQVLGMEGMPRRYYDYLPEFARLNFVATVGSWILLTGVAIVVWNLWRGLFTGEPFTGNPWGGASLEWSIPTPPPTENFEEDPVVTHGPYDFKGVGVP comes from the coding sequence ATGAGTCAGCAAACGGCAATGGCGGAGGGCGGCTTCTGGCGCGACACCGGGAAGACCGGGATCGGAGCCTGGATATTCTCGACCGACCACAAGCGGATCGGGTTGATGTACCTTTACTGCGTGCTCGGTTTCTTCCTGGTCGGGGCCTTCCTCGGGCTCTTGATCAGGCTGGAGCTGATGGCGCCGGGCCCGACCATCATGACCGCGCAGACCTATAACGCGATGTTCACCGTGCACGGGGTGGTGATGATCTTTCTCTTCATCATCCCGGGAATCCCGGCTTCCTTCGGCAACCTGGTGCTCCCGATACAGCTCGGCGCCCGCGACGTCGCCTTTCCGCGGGTGAACCTCTTCTCCTGGTGGCTCTACGCCATCGGCGCAATCATCGTGTTGATCTCGCTCTTCACCGGCGGCGGCGCACCGGACACCGGCTGGACCTTCTACGTCCCCTTCAGCGCACGGACCACCACCAACGTCTCGTTGGCGGTCTTCGGGGTCTTCGTGCTCGGCTTCTCCTCAATCCTCACCGGGATCAACTTCATCACGACCATCCACAGGATGCGCGCCCCCGGCATGACATGGACCCGGATCCCGCTCTTCGCCTGGAGCCTCTACGCGACCGCCTGGGTACAGGTGCTTGCCACCCCGATCATCGCCATCACCCTGCTCCTCGTGGTGACCGAGAGGATCCTGGGACTCGGGCTCTTCGACCCGACCCGCGGCGGCGATCCGGTCATGTACCAGCACATGTTCTGGATCTACTCGCACCCGGCGGTCTACATCATGATCCTGCCGGGGATGGGGGTCATCTCCGACATCATCCCCGTGTTCTCCAGAAAGCCGATATTCGGCTACAAGATGATCGCCTTTTCGAGCCTCGCCATCGCGGCGGCCGGTTCGGCGGTGTGGGGGCACCACATGTACACCTCGGGGATGAGCGACCTCGGCGTCCTGGTCTTCTCCTTCCTGACCTTCATCGTGGCGATCCCGTCGGCCATCAAGGTGTTCAACTGGGTCTCCACCATGTATAAGGGGTCGATCTCGCTGGAAGCTCCCATGCTCTTCGCGCTCTCCTTCATCCTGCTCTTTTCCATCGGCGGGCTCTCCGGCCTGATCCTCGGCGCGGCGTCCACCGATATCCACGTGCACGACACCCACTTCGTCGTGGGGCACTTCCATTACGTCATGTTCGGCGGGACCGGCTTCGCCTTCTTCGCGGCGGCCCACTACTGGCTCCCGAAATACTTCGGACGCCGCTACAAGGAAAAGCCGGCCATCGTCGGCTGGGTGTTCATGTTCATCGGCTTCAACATCCTCTATTTCACCATGCAGGTGCTTGGGATGGAGGGGATGCCGCGCCGCTACTACGACTACCTCCCGGAATTCGCCCGGCTGAACTTCGTGGCCACGGTGGGAAGCTGGATCCTCCTGACCGGGGTAGCCATCGTGGTCTGGAACCTCTGGCGGGGGCTTTTCACGGGTGAGCCGTTCACCGGCAATCCTTGGGGTGGGGCGAGTCTCGAGTGGAGCATACCGACACCCCCCCCCACGGAAAACTTCGAGGAGGACCCGGTGGTGACCCACGGGCCGTACGATTTCAAAGGGGTGGGGGTTCCATGA